In Flavobacterium sp. 83, the genomic window CTCGATGGTATTTTTGTATTTAAAGTCTAACGGATTTTGGATTAAAGTAAAATTAGTGTAACCCACTTCTTTCATAATCAATTGCAATCCTCTTACCATATTGAAACTTTTGGCATTAACAATATTAAGCTGTTCAATATCATTCCTTTCGAATGTGTTTAAAATCACTTTTGCCACATAATCTACTGGAATGATATTCAAAACGGTATCTTCATTGACAATAAAACGCACATTTTCTTGGTCTCCTTTTCGTTGGGAAGTAAAGTGAAAGAATTTTGCCAAAAGATAAAAAACCATATATTTAGAAATAAAATATTGATTTTCGGTCCCTAGCATTTTACCACCAATAACACTCGGGCGCAAAATTTGGAATGGTAAACCTATTTTTTTGCATTCTTGCGCTATAAAATTCTCCGAATGGAATTTGGCATTTTCATATGCATTGCGATGTTCTGGTTTGAATCCTAAACTATGAAAATCATTATCAATCAATCCTTTTCTAATTCCTGATGAAAAAGCAGTTCCTATATAAATAAACTTTTTAATAAAGGGATGAAATATTTTGAAAAGTGATTTTGTGATTGTCGTATTTTCATCAAAAATTTTATCACGTTGGTCTACGTCAGTGGATAAATTCACATATCCCGCTGAGTGAATGAAGTAAGCATCTTTTATTTGGCTTGAAAAAGTATCCTGAATTGAAGCCAAATCAGTATCGATAATTTCAATATATTCATGCAGTTTTGCGATTCCTTTATCTTTGATGATTTTAGGTGTGTAACTGCTGGATAAGAGTTCGTTTATTCGATCTAAAGCGGAGTTTTTACCTTTACTTCTTGCAATAAGAAAAATTTTTCCGTCAATTTTATTGTTGATAAAAAGCTCTAGAATTTCATACAAAATATGAGATCCAAGAACTCCTGTAGCACCTGTAAGTATTATTTTCATTATTGAATTGTTATAAAAGCAAATGTAGTTTTAAAAAATAGAATCTCATTATTTTAAAAAAAATCTTAATACTCAAAGCTTAAAAGTAATCAATAATGCAAAAAATACTCATTAATATTTCTCATACCAATCGAATTTATCTTGGACGATATTTGATTTTTCTTTCTCTATATAGTTTAAAATAGCTTTTGCAATAGGTGAGTGCTTTTTCCCTTTAAGCCATATTAAACTCCAGTTGGTTGTAATAGGTAATCCTTTAACTGGAATTATTTGCAGTTCATTGTTGCGCAATTCGTTTTTTATACCAATTAAAGGCATAATCGAATAGCCCAAACCAGCTATTAATGCTTGTTTTACGGCTTCATTTGAAGTGAGTTCCATTTTATTCATTACCGAAATGGCATTTCTTTCAAAGAAACTTACCATGATTTGTCTTGTTCCAGAACCTTTTTCTCTAAAAATTAAAGGCAAATTTTCGAAAAGACTTTCTTCCTTGTCCCTCTTTTCGAAAATGATGTCGGTATTACCTACTAAATACAGTTTGTTTTGAAGCAGGTCTAATTTTTCTACATTGAGTTTGGAGGGCAAAATGGAAACCAGCGCAAAATCGACTTCGTTGTTTTCTAAACTCTCTATAACCCTGCTTTTATTTGTTACATCCATCAGCAACTCGATCCCCGAATGTTCTTTCATGAAATCGGCTAGAAAATAGGGCATGACATATTTTCCTGTCGAAACAATCGAAATTTTCAATTTCCCGGCCATTCGTCCTTTGTAGGCTAAAGTTTTATAGTTGATAGCATGCACTTGATTTATGATATTCTCGGCTGCCTCAGCAATTTCATGTCCAAAATCGGTGATGTAAATTTTCCTCCCAACAACCTCTGTCAAAGGAATATCAAACTGTTCCTGAAAATTCTTTAACTGGATAGATACCGCGGGCTGGGTTAGATGCAACTCCTCCGAAGCCTTTGTCACGCTTTGTGTTTTTACTATTTTCAGAAATATCTGAAGTTGATTTAAAGTATAATTCATAAATTAATCTAATACATTACATTACAAATATAAATAAAAATTTATGGATTTGAATTCGGAGTTTTGTGCTGTTAAATATAAAATTATTAAGAAAAATATAAAAAGTAGGAAAGCATTACTTTCTTTTAAAATGTTCATCTCGAAAAGTAAAAATACAAAAGATGGATCGTGCAAAAATCAACATGAAATAATTTAAACTAAATAGTATCAAATGAAAACAGTCGACATTAAATTTTTTGCAAGCGCAATATTGATGGTTCTTTTTTTTATAACCGCTTTAATGACAGGAGACGTTATATTTCAAAAATTGTTTCTTGCAATTTCAATAGTATCAGGACTAAAATTTCTTCAAATTTCTAATCATAAAATTATTATAGATGAAAACAACTGAGAAAATTATACTTATAAACGGTAATTTTTCACCAACTGAGGCAAAGGAACTATTGATGAATTTATTCATCAACAAAATCAATTTCCATCAAAACAAGAACTTCAGCTCACACGAGCGTTACGGAAAGGAAGACGAAACCGCAACAAGAAGAATACCCGAACTAAAAGAAAGTGTTGAAGTAATCTCCAGAATAGTAAATGAAGCAACAACACAAAACCTGAACATAGTCATAACATCAACCGTTAACATTCATTTTTCTAAAACGGATGAATGAAATGTTTAAAGGGAGAAAATTGCTAATTGCAACTAAACATGAAAAAGAAAAAGTAATTGCTCCAATTATAGCAAAGGAATTAGGTGTGAAATGCTTTGTAGTTCCAAATCTTGATACCGATGAACTCGGAACCTTTACCGGAGAAATTGAAAGGAAAGAGGATCCAATAACAACCGCCAAGAAAAAATGCCTTATGGCTATGGAGTTGACCAATTGTGACATGGCCATAGCAAGCGAAGGTTCTTTTGGTTCTCATCCATCCATTTTCTTTGCTCATGCCGATGATGAGTTTTTATTCTTTATCGATAAAAAAAATAATTTGGAAATCGTTACCAGAGAGTTAAGTCTGGATACCAATTTTAGTGGTGCTGTAATACATAGCAAACAAGAGTTGGATGAATTTGCCAAAACGGCAAAATTCCCTTCACACGCCTTGATTGCAAGGAAATCCATCGATGATTTTATCGAAATTGAAAAAGGCATCAGCGATTGGGGGAAATTAGTTGAGTTGTACAATCATTTCATCGAGTTATACGGATCTGTTTATATTGAAACCGATATGCGGGCAATGTACAATCCTTCACGTATGAAGGTTATTGAAAGCGCTGCTATAAAATTGGCCGATAAAATTAATTCCAGTTGTCCTAATTGCAATACCCCCGGTTTTGGGGTTACGGATGCCAAACGAGGTCTTCCTTGTGAATGGTGTCGTTTCCCAACCCGTTCCACTTTAAGTCACATCTATACCTGCCAAAAATGTTCTTATGTAAAAGAAGAATTGTATCCCAACCAAAAAGAATCTGAAGACCCTACGTACTGTGATAATTGTAATCCTTAAAAAGACTCCGTGACAACAACTAATATAACCAAAGCCGCGCAGGCTTTGATAAATGATGAGATAATAGCTATTCCCACCGAAACCGTTTATGGTTTGGCTGGAAATGCCTATAGCGAAAATGCAGTGAAAAAAATATTCGAATTAAAAAAGAGACCCTTTTACAACCCATTAATTGTACATATCAAGTCTACCGAATTTTTAGACAAGGTTGCCACTGATATTCCAGATATGGCCCGTAAGCTTGCCGACGAGTTTTGGCCGGGATCCTTAACGTTGGTTTTGAAAAAACAACCCCACATCCCAGACATCGTCACTGCTGGCAAAGAGACTGTTGCTGTAAGAGTGCCAAATCACCCAGTGGCTTTAGCACTTTTGGAGAAACTTGAATTCCCGCTGGCAGCACCAAGTGCCAATCCTTTCGGTTGTATCAGTCCTACAACTGCCACGCACGTTTCAAACTATTTCAAAGAGAATTTGGAAATTATATTGGATGGGGGAGCATGCCAAAACGGAATAGAATCTACAATCATTGGTTTCGAAAATAACCAACCAATTCTTTACCGGCACGGTTCAATTTCAGTAGAAAATATAGAACGAATCGTTGGAAAGGTCCTAATTACAACTAGCAAGGACTGCTCACCAGATGCTCCAGGAATGCTTTCGCGCCATTACGCTCCAAAGACCAATACCTATCTTACCGATAATGTAGCCGAGTTGATACCATCATTCTCTGGTAAAAAAATTGGATTGCTGTTGTTCAAGGATAAAATTACAGCTACCGAAAATATACTTCAAGAAGTGCTCTCCAAAAAAGGAGATCTAGCCGAAGCCGCAAAGAATTTATACGCCACAATGCACCGTTTAGACAAAAACAACTTGGACGTAATCATTGCAGAGCGATTTCCCAACAAAGGACTTGGAAAATCTATAAATGACCGATTGGAAAGAGCCATAAAAAAATAAAGAATGAAAACAATCATCCGAAACGCATCAATAGTAAATGAGGGGAGAATAATTATTGCCGATGTTTTGTTGAATAAAGATAGGATCGAAAAAATAGACGCTCAAATTGCCCTGCCGTCAAATACAAATTATGACGAAATTAATGCCGAAGGCCTTTACTTGATGCCTGGGATTATTGATGACCAAGTACATTTTCGTGATCCGGGTCTGACACACAAAGCGACAATCTATTCTGAATCAAAATCAGCAGTTGCAGGAGGAATTACGTCATTTATGGACATGCCTAATACAATTCCGAACACGCTGACCCAAAAATTATTAGAAGAAAAATATGCAATTGCATCCGGAACTTCATTAGCGAATTATTCCTTTTTCATGGGAATAAACAAGGACAATCTCGAAGAAGCTTTAAAAACGGATACCGAAAATGTTTGCGGTATAACCGATGATGGGCTATATTTTAACAACGATGATGGGATTTTAGCAAACTATCCTGATTTTCTCGAAGAGTTGTTTTCCAGAACCAATACCTTGATTGCCCTGCACAGCGAAGACGACTCAATCATTAAGAATAACACTCAAAAATACCGTTCTATCTACGGTCAAGATATTCCATTCAGATACCACCCACTAATAAGAAGTGAAGAAGCCTGTGTGGTAGCGACAAAACGAGTTCTGGAAATTGCAAAAAAACACAACAATCGCGTGCATATATACCATATTTCTACCCTCGAAGAAGCAAATTTGTTTGACAATACAATACCGCTCCGAGACAAGAGAGTAACTGCAGAAGCATGCATCCATCACCTTTGGTTTTCGGATGCAGATTATGAAAAGTTAGGATCGAAAATAAAATGGAATCCATCCGTAAAAACTGAAAAAGATAAAGACGGATTATTGGAAGCTTTATTGAATAACAAACTAGACATCATTGCAACAGACCATGCTCCCCATACGATTGTGGAAAAAGGTGGCAATTATTTTGAAGCTTTATCAGGTGGTCCGTTAGTGCAGCATGCTTTACCTGTCATGTTAGAATTATACCACAAAGACAAAATTAGTTTAGAAAAAATAGTCGAAAAAATGTGCCACAATGTAGCCGAAATTTATCGTTTAAAAGAGCGTGGCTATATACGAGAAGGGTATTATGCTGATTTGATTTTGGTTGATTTGAATAATCTTTGGGTCGTAAGTACCAAAAACATTCTTTATAAATGCAAGTGGTCTCCATTCGAAAATCAATCGTTTCAAAGCAGTATTCTAAAGACATTTGTTAATGGGAAACTTGTTTTCGATAACGGTGTTTTTAATGAAAGTAGCTATGGAAAAAGATTGAAATTTGAAAAATACAGATAGAATGAAAAGAATATTTATTACAGGAATTGGAACAAACATTGGAAAAACAGTAGTATCTGCAATTGTGACCGAATATTTAAATGCAGATTATTGGAAACCAATTCAATCTGGCGATTTGATGGATTCGGATACAATGAAGGTTAAAACACTGATTTCTAACAACAAATCTGTTTTTCATCCCGAAAAGTATAGATTGTCGCAACCCTTGTCTCCCCATGCCGCTGCCAAAAGAGATGGAGTCGCAATTAAACTGGAAGATTTCATACTTCCTGAGACAGAAAATCATCTGGTAATTGAAGGAGCAGGAGGGCTAATGGTACCTTTAAATAACGAGATTTTGATAGCCGATTTAATTCAACATCTCAATGCTAGTGTATTATTGGTATCGCAAAATTATTTAGGAAGTATAAACCATACTTTGCTTACCATCCAGGAATTAAAACGTAGAAATATTACAATTATCGGAATTGTTATTAATGGGGAATCCACTCCCGAAACAGAAGCGTTTGTCATGCAATATTCTAATTTGCCAATTATATTCAGGGTTGAAAATGAGTCTTCTATAGACCAAAATACAGTTTTGAAATACGCCGAAAAACTAAATTTTGATGGTATTTTTTAAGTATAATTTATACTTCCTATAAAATTATTCCAAAACGATAAGCTCTTTTTCGAAGATTTCAATTTACTAAATAGCCATTTAGCACTTTAAACAACATATACAATTAGTGTTGCCCAATTCATTTTCTATGTGCTTATTTAATACTAATGTATTCATGAAATATTGTAGTAATCAAGAATTGGTTAATTTATTATTCATAAAAAAACATTATGTTTTACATCAAATATATAAATGAAAATTTATCAATTTTAGTTAGCACATTTGCAATGGCAAATTTTAAATCAAACAAATTATGAAAATGTTACAAGTTGCAACCTTAGTTTTATTACTACAATTGTTTCCATCATGTAAATCGAATTCAAGCAAGATTTCAAATGATGACAATAAATCTTTTACAGCACCCTACAAACATCAACATGTGCTGACTAAAGCAGAACAGGATCAATTATCTCCCGATCAGGTTTTACTTGAATTCAAAGAAGGCAACCAACGCTTTAAAAGCGGTAATGTAACGCAACGTGAGCATTCTGACGAAATTAGAAAAATTGCAACGGGAGGTCAATACCCAAAGGCGATGGTTTTAAGTTGTCTGGATAGCAGAGTGCCCGTGGAAGATGTCTTTGACCAGGGAATTGGAGACGTATTTGTGGGCAGGGTAGCGGGTAATTTTGCAAACACGGACCTTTTGGGGAGTATGGAATTTGCTTGTAAAGTAGCTGGGGCAAAACTAATATTGGTAATGGGTCATCAACACTGTGGAGCGGTAAAAAGCGCAATAGATGATGTGAAGTTAGGAAATATTACCTCAATGCTCACAAACATAAAGCCAGCAGTTGAGATGAGTAAAGATTTTCACGGCGAAAAATCATCCAAAAATGAATTCTTTGTCAAAGAAGTTGCTTACAACAATGTACGTCATACCATTAGTGAGATAAGAGCCAAAAGTGAAATATTAAAAACAATGGAAAGTAAAGGGGAAATAAAAATTGTGGGAGCCTTTTACACACTCAGAACTGGTGAGTTGGATTTTGTAGAATAACTATATTTTAAATCGATAGCAATAACTAAATAATAAATTAACACAAAAATCATGAACTTAAATCTATTACTAGAGAACCTAACCAATCCAGCACTGCTTTTTTTTGTACTTGGCGTGATTGCCGTACTTCTAAAAAGTGATTTGGAAATACCACCCAATACGTCAAAATTCATATCACTTTACTTGCTGTTTGCCATTGGGTTTAAGGGAGGACAAGAGTTGTCGCATGAAGAATTCTCTAGTGAAATTGCCTTGTCTATGCTCTTTGGAATCATGATTTCGATGCTAATACCATTGTACACCTTTTTCATCCTAAAAAGAAAACTCAGTGTTTATGATGCTGGAGCCATTGCGGCAGCCTACGGCTCTGTAAGTGCCGTAACCTTTGTCACGGCGGTTTCCTATCTCGAATCACTGCAATTGACCCTTCACGGACACATGGTAGCCATAATGGCTTTGATGGAATCGCCTGCCATTATCATTGGACTGGTCCTGATATCGATATTCAATAAAGATCAGTCTACTAATAAAATAAAATTCAGTGCTGTCCTAAAACACTCTTTGACCAATAGCAGTGTATTGCTAATCCTTGGTAGTTTGGTAATCGGTTTTTTGGCCAGTACTAAACAGGCTGAGGGAATCAAGCCCTTTACTAACGACCTTTTCAAAGGATTCTTAGCTATTTTTCTTCTGGATATGGGAGTAACAAGTGGTAGAAAACTAAAATCCTTCTTCTCTTTCGGATGGTTTCCTTTCCTTTTCGCAATGATTATTCCTTTGGTCAACGGCTGTATGTTCGCCGTATTAAGTTCCTTTGTCACCGATGATGTCACCAACCGATTCATCTTTGCCGTACTAGCAGCAAGTGCTTCCTATATCGCCGTTCCCGCAGCAATGCAAATTTCGGTTCCCAAGTCAAATCCCGGTCTGTATTTGCCCATGGCACTTGCGGTAACATTTCCGGTAAACATCACTATAGGAATGCCGATTTACTTTCTAATTGTTCAGTATTTTTAATAATAGACTTATACTTTTAAAAAACACAAGAAAAGTTATTTTATAGATATCCTTGAGATAAATATGTAATGTATTCTTCTCTGAAAGCCCGCAATTGTTCAAAACCTATAGTAGCATTTGAGTCCGACAACCACTTTTTTATAAAATTTTTATGAAATTTGATTTTGAACTCTCCAACTTGGTAGGGTTCAATTTCAATTTCTTCCAATAAATCCTTTTCGATTTTGGATTTGTGCAATCTATACGAACGTCATCAATTTTTAAATAGCAATGGGCTTCTGAGATGAAATCAATGTTATTATTTAGTATGGTTCCAATTTTAGTATTGATTTCGTTCATATTATGGATTCCAATAATGAGTTTTACGTTTGGAATCGAATTTAGATTAGCCACTTCTTTTAGGAATGCGTTTTTGAACCTGCATATTCCTTTGTTTTCTTTTAAAACCAACGACAAATCTTCTCGATTAGCATTTCGTCCCTAGGGAATATTTTTGACATAAATCAATAAATCTTCCTAAGAATCAATTTCTGAATTTTGAATTTGTTGAGTGAGATTGTCGGATGAACAAAGCAAGGTAGAAATCATTTAATCTTAATTTAAAATTTGATTAATATGGTATTCTAAATGTTGAACATAATCAGTCATTAAAAACTTCAAATCAATTACAGATTGATCACTCAAAATAATTTGATAATCAAGTGCTTTATCATCAATATTTTTAAAAACTCTAATGATTTGCTTATTTAGCGAAAGCCAAAGCTGTACTAATTCGTCGGTATCCATTGTTTGATATTGATTTAAATTAACTAAATCAATTTGACTATAGGGTCTGTGGTGATAAGGCTTTTCTACATAATTTATTTCGGTAAAGCGTACTAAATTATTTATTGCTGAATCAATTAAATGGCCTAGAATTTCTTTTTTAGACCATTTGTTTTCAGAAGGTTTAAATTTTATAACGACGTCACTCACGCTATTAAAATACCTACATGCACTTAATAAAAGTGCTTCTGTTTTTTCAACTTGTAATTCCATATACTGCATTAATTTTTAGCCAATTTCTCTAACGTATATGTAATCAATTTATCTACGGCTTTATAAGGATCACTGCTGAAAGTTCCATTGGCACGATTGGCAATAATGGCATTCAGCGACAGCGCCTGATGCCCTAAAAGAGCCGAAAGTCCATAAATAGCAGCAGTTTCCATTTCTAAATTGGTGATTTGGTTGTCACCAAATTTAAAATTATCCATTTTAGAATTCAGTGCTTCATCTTGAATATTTAGACGCAGCACACGTCCTTGCGGACCATAAAAACCTCCGGCAGTTGCTGTAATTCCTTTATGTATTTTGTTGCTTTCAATCATTTTTTCCAATTTTTCGGAACAAGCTATTACATAAGGTTTTCCTTTTCGTAAATCCCAATTGGTGTGTTTTACAAAAGCTTCTTCCATTTCAAGATTTGAAACTTCGTCAATCAAATAGGAGCGGAGCATGTTGTCCAAGCCTAATCCAAATTTAGACATGACAAAACTATCCACTGGAATATCCGCTTGTAAAGAACCCGAAGTTCCAATTCGGATGATGTTTAAAGAAGTTAGATTCTCTTTTGGTTTTCTGGTTTTCAAATCAATATTGACCAAAGCATCCAATTCGTTCATGACAATATCAATATTATCTGGACCAATTCCCGTTGACATCACAGTAATTCTTTTGCCTTTGAAAATTCCGGTTTGGGTTTTGAATTCTCTTTTTTGAGCAGAAAATTCGATGTTGTCAAAAAACTGTGTAATTTTTTCGACGCGATTTTGATCCCCTACAAAGATGATATCATGCGCAATATGTTCCGGTTTTAAATTCAGATGATATACACTACCATCCGGATTTAATATTAACTCTGATGATTGTATCATTGTTTTTCGTATATAATTTAAGGTTTAAAGTTTCTCAAATAACAACGTTTTCTAGCCTCCAACACGTTTTACTTTAAATCCTTTTTCTTTTAAAATAGTCATTATTTTATCGCGATAATCACCTTGAATAATGATAGAATCATCTTTGAAAGTGCCGCCAACACTCAATTTGGTTTTGATTTCTTTGGCCAGAATTTTAAAATCCTCGTCTGTTCCTTCGTAACCTTCAATTATAGTGGTAGCTTTTCCTTTTCGTTTTTCGAATTTGCAAATCATAGGTTCTTTTTGAACGTATAATTCGTGTGCTACTTCTTCAATAGCTTCTTCCGGCGATGGTTCATGATCTGGAAAAAGGTTTTTTAATTGGTCTTTTAAGTCCATTTTTTTTAAAATTAATTGATTTATTAAACCATTAAGAAGTTAAGAAAATTAAGTTTTTACTATTCTTAATGTATCTTAATTTCTTAATGGTAAAAAAACAAAAGACATCAAGCAAACTCGATGTCTTTCTTGAACTATAAATTTAAGTTTTATTATTTAATAAGTCCCAAATCTACTAAACGTTC contains:
- a CDS encoding dihydroorotase, which produces MKTIIRNASIVNEGRIIIADVLLNKDRIEKIDAQIALPSNTNYDEINAEGLYLMPGIIDDQVHFRDPGLTHKATIYSESKSAVAGGITSFMDMPNTIPNTLTQKLLEEKYAIASGTSLANYSFFMGINKDNLEEALKTDTENVCGITDDGLYFNNDDGILANYPDFLEELFSRTNTLIALHSEDDSIIKNNTQKYRSIYGQDIPFRYHPLIRSEEACVVATKRVLEIAKKHNNRVHIYHISTLEEANLFDNTIPLRDKRVTAEACIHHLWFSDADYEKLGSKIKWNPSVKTEKDKDGLLEALLNNKLDIIATDHAPHTIVEKGGNYFEALSGGPLVQHALPVMLELYHKDKISLEKIVEKMCHNVAEIYRLKERGYIREGYYADLILVDLNNLWVVSTKNILYKCKWSPFENQSFQSSILKTFVNGKLVFDNGVFNESSYGKRLKFEKYR
- a CDS encoding DinB family protein; amino-acid sequence: MELQVEKTEALLLSACRYFNSVSDVVIKFKPSENKWSKKEILGHLIDSAINNLVRFTEINYVEKPYHHRPYSQIDLVNLNQYQTMDTDELVQLWLSLNKQIIRVFKNIDDKALDYQIILSDQSVIDLKFLMTDYVQHLEYHINQILN
- a CDS encoding L-threonylcarbamoyladenylate synthase; protein product: MTTTNITKAAQALINDEIIAIPTETVYGLAGNAYSENAVKKIFELKKRPFYNPLIVHIKSTEFLDKVATDIPDMARKLADEFWPGSLTLVLKKQPHIPDIVTAGKETVAVRVPNHPVALALLEKLEFPLAAPSANPFGCISPTTATHVSNYFKENLEIILDGGACQNGIESTIIGFENNQPILYRHGSISVENIERIVGKVLITTSKDCSPDAPGMLSRHYAPKTNTYLTDNVAELIPSFSGKKIGLLLFKDKITATENILQEVLSKKGDLAEAAKNLYATMHRLDKNNLDVIIAERFPNKGLGKSINDRLERAIKK
- a CDS encoding DUF6671 family protein produces the protein MFKGRKLLIATKHEKEKVIAPIIAKELGVKCFVVPNLDTDELGTFTGEIERKEDPITTAKKKCLMAMELTNCDMAIASEGSFGSHPSIFFAHADDEFLFFIDKKNNLEIVTRELSLDTNFSGAVIHSKQELDEFAKTAKFPSHALIARKSIDDFIEIEKGISDWGKLVELYNHFIELYGSVYIETDMRAMYNPSRMKVIESAAIKLADKINSSCPNCNTPGFGVTDAKRGLPCEWCRFPTRSTLSHIYTCQKCSYVKEELYPNQKESEDPTYCDNCNP
- the bioD gene encoding dethiobiotin synthase, with amino-acid sequence MKRIFITGIGTNIGKTVVSAIVTEYLNADYWKPIQSGDLMDSDTMKVKTLISNNKSVFHPEKYRLSQPLSPHAAAKRDGVAIKLEDFILPETENHLVIEGAGGLMVPLNNEILIADLIQHLNASVLLVSQNYLGSINHTLLTIQELKRRNITIIGIVINGESTPETEAFVMQYSNLPIIFRVENESSIDQNTVLKYAEKLNFDGIF
- a CDS encoding SDR family oxidoreductase, with the protein product MKIILTGATGVLGSHILYEILELFINNKIDGKIFLIARSKGKNSALDRINELLSSSYTPKIIKDKGIAKLHEYIEIIDTDLASIQDTFSSQIKDAYFIHSAGYVNLSTDVDQRDKIFDENTTITKSLFKIFHPFIKKFIYIGTAFSSGIRKGLIDNDFHSLGFKPEHRNAYENAKFHSENFIAQECKKIGLPFQILRPSVIGGKMLGTENQYFISKYMVFYLLAKFFHFTSQRKGDQENVRFIVNEDTVLNIIPVDYVAKVILNTFERNDIEQLNIVNAKSFNMVRGLQLIMKEVGYTNFTLIQNPLDFKYKNTIEKLYYESIGKHLSPYFTTAANEYDTTLLNSILEIPKLDQEAFTSMIRYARVNNFKDINV
- a CDS encoding carbonic anhydrase family protein, encoding MKMLQVATLVLLLQLFPSCKSNSSKISNDDNKSFTAPYKHQHVLTKAEQDQLSPDQVLLEFKEGNQRFKSGNVTQREHSDEIRKIATGGQYPKAMVLSCLDSRVPVEDVFDQGIGDVFVGRVAGNFANTDLLGSMEFACKVAGAKLILVMGHQHCGAVKSAIDDVKLGNITSMLTNIKPAVEMSKDFHGEKSSKNEFFVKEVAYNNVRHTISEIRAKSEILKTMESKGEIKIVGAFYTLRTGELDFVE
- a CDS encoding LysR family transcriptional regulator → MNYTLNQLQIFLKIVKTQSVTKASEELHLTQPAVSIQLKNFQEQFDIPLTEVVGRKIYITDFGHEIAEAAENIINQVHAINYKTLAYKGRMAGKLKISIVSTGKYVMPYFLADFMKEHSGIELLMDVTNKSRVIESLENNEVDFALVSILPSKLNVEKLDLLQNKLYLVGNTDIIFEKRDKEESLFENLPLIFREKGSGTRQIMVSFFERNAISVMNKMELTSNEAVKQALIAGLGYSIMPLIGIKNELRNNELQIIPVKGLPITTNWSLIWLKGKKHSPIAKAILNYIEKEKSNIVQDKFDWYEKY
- a CDS encoding translation initiation factor; the encoded protein is MDLKDQLKNLFPDHEPSPEEAIEEVAHELYVQKEPMICKFEKRKGKATTIIEGYEGTDEDFKILAKEIKTKLSVGGTFKDDSIIIQGDYRDKIMTILKEKGFKVKRVGG
- a CDS encoding sodium-dependent bicarbonate transport family permease, with the protein product MNLNLLLENLTNPALLFFVLGVIAVLLKSDLEIPPNTSKFISLYLLFAIGFKGGQELSHEEFSSEIALSMLFGIMISMLIPLYTFFILKRKLSVYDAGAIAAAYGSVSAVTFVTAVSYLESLQLTLHGHMVAIMALMESPAIIIGLVLISIFNKDQSTNKIKFSAVLKHSLTNSSVLLILGSLVIGFLASTKQAEGIKPFTNDLFKGFLAIFLLDMGVTSGRKLKSFFSFGWFPFLFAMIIPLVNGCMFAVLSSFVTDDVTNRFIFAVLAASASYIAVPAAMQISVPKSNPGLYLPMALAVTFPVNITIGMPIYFLIVQYF
- a CDS encoding nucleoside phosphorylase, translating into MIQSSELILNPDGSVYHLNLKPEHIAHDIIFVGDQNRVEKITQFFDNIEFSAQKREFKTQTGIFKGKRITVMSTGIGPDNIDIVMNELDALVNIDLKTRKPKENLTSLNIIRIGTSGSLQADIPVDSFVMSKFGLGLDNMLRSYLIDEVSNLEMEEAFVKHTNWDLRKGKPYVIACSEKLEKMIESNKIHKGITATAGGFYGPQGRVLRLNIQDEALNSKMDNFKFGDNQITNLEMETAAIYGLSALLGHQALSLNAIIANRANGTFSSDPYKAVDKLITYTLEKLAKN